From Loxodonta africana isolate mLoxAfr1 chromosome 2, mLoxAfr1.hap2, whole genome shotgun sequence, the proteins below share one genomic window:
- the TAF7 gene encoding transcription initiation factor TFIID subunit 7 produces MSKSKDDAPHELESQFILRLPPEYASTVRRAVQSGHVNLKDRLTIELHPDGRHGIVRVDRVPLAAKLVDLPCVMESLKTIDKKTFYKTADVCQMLVATVDGDLYPPVEEPVAAADPKASKKKDKDKEKKFVWNHGITLPLKNVRKRRFRKTAKKKYIESPDVEKEVKRLLSTDAEAVSTRWEIIAEDETKETENQGLDIASPGMSGHRQGHDSLEHDELREIFNDLSSSSEDEDETQHQDEEDINIIDTEEDLERQLQDKLNESDEQHQENEGTNQLVMGIQKQIDNMKGKLQETQDRAKRQEDLIMKVENLALKNRFQAVLDELKQKEDREKEQLSSLQEELDSLLEK; encoded by the coding sequence ATGAGTAAGAGCAAAGACGACGCTCCTCATGAACTAGAGAGCCAGTTTATCTTACGCCTACCTCCGGAATATGCCTCGACTGTGAGGCGGGCAGTACAGTCTGGCCATGTCAACCTGAAAGACAGACTGACAATTGAGTTACACCCTGATGGTCGTCATGGTATTGTCAGAGTGGACCGGGTTCCGTTGGCCGCAAAATTGGTAGATCTGCCCTGCGTTATGGAAAGCTTGAAAACCATTGATAAAAAAACCTTCTACAAGACAGCTGATGTTTGTCAGATGCTTGTAGCCACAGTTGATGGTGATCTCTATCCTCCTGTGGAAGAGCCAGTTGCTGCCGCTGATCCCAAAGCAAGCAAGAAAAAGgataaagacaaagagaaaaagttTGTCTGGAACCATGGAATTACCCTTCCTCTGAAAAATGTCCGAAAGAGAAGGTTTAGGAAGACAGCAAAAAAGAAGTATATTGAATCTCCAGATGTGGAAAAGGAAGTGAAGAGGTTGCTGAGTACAGATGCCGAAGCTGTCAGTACTCGTTGGGAAATAATTGCTGAAGATgagacaaaagagacagaaaatcaGGGCCTTGATATCGCCTCTCCGGGAATGTCTGGCCACAGGCAGGGCCATGACTCATTGGAACATGATGAGCTTCGAGAGATATTCAATGACCTCAGCAGCAGCAGTGAAGATGAAGATGAGACACAGCATCAAGATGAGGAGGATATAAACATCATCGACACTGAGGAAGACCTGGAGAGACAGCTACAGGACAAGCTAAATGAATCGGATGAACAGCACCAGGAAAATGAAGGAACCAATCAGCTCGTTATGGGAATTCAGAAACAAATTGATAACATGAAAGGCAAGCTCCAGGAGACTCAGGACAGGGCAAAACGACAGGAGGATCTCATCATGAAAGTGGAGAACCTGGCTCTCAAGAACAGATTCCAGGCCGTTCTGGATGAACTCAAACAAAAGGAAGACCGAGAAAAGGAGCAGCTCAGCTCTTTGCAGGAAGAGCTAGACTCACTCTTAGAGAAGTAA